GCGCAGCGTGGTCCAGAACTTCAACCTCGCGATGCTCGTCGTCACGCTGTCGGCCTACGCGGTCAGCGGCCTCGTCACACGCGAGATGTGGCCGTTGCTGCCCTGGGTGGCCGGCGCCGTGCTCCTGCCCGTGCTGCTGGGTGCGCGCCTGTACGCCGGAATCGGCACCAAGACCTTCCAGCGCGTGGTGCTGGCGCTGCTGGCGCTCTCGGGCGCGGCGCTGCTGCTGCGTGCGCTGCCACCGCTGTTGGCGCGGCTGGGCTGAAGCCCGCGCGTTTGCGCGGCTGATCGGGGCCGCTGCCTGCTTGGGGTGCTCCCGCGTCCAAGCTCCGACCGCTTTGGCCGCACTGGCGGAGTGCGCAACCGCCGCAAGCTCCGCGATCCTGAACGTCCCGCGAAGTGCGCGGCAGGAGCACATGCGGGGGAAGCCTGATCGCCGCCGCGCGCGGCAGGCTCAGCCCCCACGCAGCTGCCGCCGCAGCCCGGCCCCGATCTCCGGCCTCTCCACAAAGGGGTCCGTCGGGTTGCGCGGCGTCATGAGGTCCTCCAGCCGCACCTGCACGCCGCCCAGCGCGTGCGGGTGGCTGTAGATGTAGAAGCGGTTGGCGTCGCAAGCCTCGAACACCGACTGCACCACCTGCGCCGCCGAGACCTTGCCGCTGCCCACGGCCTTGTCGCTCATGGCCTGGGCGATGAGCTGGCTCTTGGTGGGCCGGGCCGTCGGCATGTCAGCCGGGCGGTTGCGGTGGCTGCGGCTGATGGCGGTGGGCACGAAGAACGGACAGAGTACGTGGGCGTGCACCTGGTCCGTCACCAGCGCCAGGTCCTGGTAGAGCGTCTCGCTCATCGACACCACGGCGTGCTTGCTGACGTTGTAGACGCCCATGTTGGGCGCGTTCAGCAGCCCGGCCATGCTGGCGGTGTTGACGATGTGGCCCTGCCAGGCGGGGTTCTTCGCGGCGGCGTCCAGCATGGCCGGCGTGAACACCCGCACGCCATGGGCCACGCCCAGGAGGTTGACGCCGATCACCCAGTCCCAGTCGGCCGCGGTGTGCTCCCAGATCAGCCCGCCCGCGCCCACGCCGGCGTTGTTGAACACGAAGGTGGGCACGCCGAAGCGGGTGAACGTGGCCTCGGCCAGCGCCTCCACCTCGGCGGCTTTGGAGACGTCGAGCCGGAACGGCAGCACCTCGGCACCCAGCGCCTCGACCTGCGCCTGCGCGGCGGCCAGCGCATCGGCCTGCACGTCGGCCATGACGATCTTGAGGCCGCGACGGGCGGCCAGCAGGCTGGCCTCGAAACCGAAGCCGCTGGCGGCGCCGGTGATGACGGCGATGCCGCCGGCTTGCAGGGTCATGTTCGCTCCTGTTCGTCCGTTTCGCGAGGCCGCAGCATCTCGCAGTGGGGGATGTTGTCTTCCAGATAGTCGGGGCCCGTGCGCACGAAGCCGAAGCCGCCGTAGAAGCGTTCGAGGTGCGACTGCGCGCTGATGCGGATGCCCTGCCCCGGCCAGGCCGCGGCGCAGCGCGCGACGCCCTCGGCCATCAGCATCCGGCCCAGGCCGGTGCCGCGGGTCTCGGGGCTCGTGATCACGCGGCCGATGGAGGGTTCGGCGTACTTCGCGCCGGGATCCACCACGCGCAGGTAGGCGTGCAGCAGGCCCGTCGCGTCGCGCCCCAGCAGGTGCCCGGCCTGGCGGTCGATGCCATCGGGGTCGAGGTAGGGGCCCTGCTCCAGCACGAACACGCGGCAGCGCAGCGCCAGGGCGTCGTAGAGGTTGTCCACGCCCAGGCCGGCGTAGCGGCTCCAGGTCCAGTTCAGAGCCATTGTCGCGGATTCGTCTGCAGCTTCTCAGACGAGCTTGACGACCTGCTTGCCGAAGTTGCGGCCCTTGAGCAGGCCCAGGAAGGCCTCGGGCGCGGCCTGCAGTCCCACGGCCACGCTTTCGCGGTACCTGATGCGGCCTTCGGCCACG
The genomic region above belongs to Ideonella sp. WA131b and contains:
- a CDS encoding SDR family oxidoreductase, producing MTLQAGGIAVITGAASGFGFEASLLAARRGLKIVMADVQADALAAAQAQVEALGAEVLPFRLDVSKAAEVEALAEATFTRFGVPTFVFNNAGVGAGGLIWEHTAADWDWVIGVNLLGVAHGVRVFTPAMLDAAAKNPAWQGHIVNTASMAGLLNAPNMGVYNVSKHAVVSMSETLYQDLALVTDQVHAHVLCPFFVPTAISRSHRNRPADMPTARPTKSQLIAQAMSDKAVGSGKVSAAQVVQSVFEACDANRFYIYSHPHALGGVQVRLEDLMTPRNPTDPFVERPEIGAGLRRQLRGG
- a CDS encoding GNAT family N-acetyltransferase yields the protein MALNWTWSRYAGLGVDNLYDALALRCRVFVLEQGPYLDPDGIDRQAGHLLGRDATGLLHAYLRVVDPGAKYAEPSIGRVITSPETRGTGLGRMLMAEGVARCAAAWPGQGIRISAQSHLERFYGGFGFVRTGPDYLEDNIPHCEMLRPRETDEQERT